The Brachypodium distachyon strain Bd21 chromosome 4, Brachypodium_distachyon_v3.0, whole genome shotgun sequence nucleotide sequence GTTAGTAAGTTATGTGTGGTGTCATGTATTGTGTCATTAATTGTTTTGTAAACTCATCTTatcttgatttgtgtgatgttatggtaacatatctagtcaccaccttcctctcttttttcatttattgtcatgtcatgtcaccaaaatgccTAGCTTTAGAGCAGTAAAAACTAACTCCTGCTTTTCTCATTCAGAGAGTAAATTAAACGCAACAATTAATTCTGTGACTAGCCACTGATGGCCTACACTAActgtagtactagtagtacacGTCTGCCTGGACGCGCGGAATCCACAAACTTCAACCGACATGAATTCCTTGTTAGTATGGCAATTAAATGTTGCATTGAATGGATCTGCATCAACCCAGGCATGAATTTGGTGAGCTACACCGAGCCGTGCTTGttctgaaaaagaaataaaacttGTAGCTGGTTTTGCCGTAGCTCAAAAATGATTCAGTGGCAGTAATAATCGATCAAATGGTTTGTGCAGGAGTCCGGCGCTGCCCCCGGCATGTCAGGTTACGTGAACATCACGCAGCACCGTGGCGGGCACGTGACGTTCACGGCGGAGGACGCGTCGGACAGCGCGTCCCCGGTGAGCTTTGTGAAGTCCGTAAAGGAGATCCCCTACGACCTGTCGGTGCTCCAGATTAGCAAGGTGCTCTCCTCCCCGGAGGCCGAGGCGCCCGtggcggcaccggcgcccgTCAACATCACGGAGCTGCTCTCCAAGAAGTACTGCAAGAGCTTCGCGGGCCTTctggccgccgacgccgacgccttCAGCACTGTCAACGCCACAAAGGACAACGGGCTCACGCTCTTCTGCCCCGTcgacgccgccgtggccaGCTTCATGCCCAAGTACAAAAACCTCACGGCGAAGGCCAAGACGGCCATCCTGCTCTACCACGCCGTGCCGGACTACTACTCGCTCCAGCTCCTGACGTCCAACAGCGGCAAGGTGAGCACGCTCGCCACGTCCAGCGTCGCCAAGAAGGACTACAGCTTCGACGTGTCCAAGGACGGCGAGACGGCCGCGCTCGACACCAAGGTTATCACGGCGTCCGTCACGGCCACCGTCAAGGACGACGACCCGCTCGCCGTCTACGCCGTGTCCAAGTTCTTGCAGCCCAAGGAGCTGTTCAAGGTCGCCAAGgacctcgcgccggcgccggcgcccgagggccccaagaagaagagcagcaaGAAGAAGCCCTCTGCCGCCTCATCGccctccgacgacgacgacgactcaGCCGCGGACTCGCCAGACGACGACTCCGGGTCCGATGTTGACGCTGCCGACAAGGCCGGCGCCGCACCGCCCATGCTTGCCAGGTGGGTCACGGCTGCAGCGGCCACCGTCGCGGCGTTGGCCTTGGCAACCTAAATTAAGGTTTGAATTCGTGTATTCTGTGCTGGATTCTCTCGTTTTTTGTCTGTCGATTCTGTCCCCTGTTAGTGCAAAAAACAATAATGAGGAGGGCCGTTTATTTATATTAATTTATTATTGCTGCAtccagagaaaaagaaaagaggaacTTCGACGGCATGGTTCTAGCAGTTTgaatttttgtttattttgttttcttgtaaTCATAGTGGTCAATGGGATTGGACCATTGAAATGTgtgtttatatatatactctgcatatatatgaaaaaacaTTGTTGAGTTTAGAATGCCACATTACTCgtactttattttattttgcccTCCTTTTAAGCTGTACGCAACACATTTGTTGAGATAGGCGGTTAGATGCAAAGTGGAGCTTGCGCCATGTGATTAGCTTTGCTTGTTCGGCTTGTAAAGGGGATGATGCCCACTTTTTTCAGATTGATAATGTCAGTTTTGTTTGTGTTCTCTAGCTGGATGTTGTCACACCTCGTTCCTTTATACATCCCGAATTTACTATGTGCTTCCAATACTCTGTTAGTCTGTTATCAACAACATAAATTGGCTCTTGGTCGATTTTTCCTCTGGTATGGCACACCGAGCAAGAACACAATAGACGGTCGTTTTTTTCATTCCCAGATATGACCTGTACATTCGTGAAAGTATAAGGGATCAAAATGATCAAAACAAGAACCGCGGTAAAACTAAAAGCTCCATCGAAATTTCTTTGTAGTCAATGTCTACATTTTGGATCGATGGTTCTCTGTAAATTAGAGAAACTAGCGGGGTGACCCGCGCAATCTGCGCGGCTAGATGTTATTAAATGCTATTTTTATGCACGtacattttccttttctaatAGTTTCGTTTTCTATGCAATTTAAGATGTATTCTATTTGCAATACTTCAATGATTTTTTGAATTATATTTTTACCTAACCAAAATATATAGTTTTTTActacttgttttgtttttggtgACATAGATCTTTTGGATGCTAAAAGACCGAATGTTCTGAATGGTTAAACTGGTTTAAATTCATAGCACATTATGTTGTAGATTAGATACCCGTTATATGTTTTAGCACGGATGTGTTTTCGCTGCATTTCAATTTCTAGAAATTCATAACGCATTAGTATATTGCAGATTAGGTAGTCATTACATGTCCGGGAGATTAGGTCACGTACCGTCGAATATGGTCGGTCCGGCTACGGTTCATATGTATTTTGTCCGTATTTCGCGAGTATAttagtttttttaagaatttaATTTTCCTATGGGACTCAGTAGATTCAATTCTTTGTTTCATTCTTCACCTAGCGTTTCGGTGCCAGCATCCCTGCCTCCCTTCATTGTCGGTTGATGCCTTTCGTCTATTAGCCGCCCGCCTGTTGCATTTAAATTTGTGTCGTaatgttttattttagatAATTTTATAAAGTTTTTTGACGCATctactttttttaaaaacgaTCATACGGTCGGATTCCACTATCATGAGATAACGGAATACACCCAAGTTCACCCACGTATGTCCATACATACTTGCCGCCGGAAGGctaacaagaacacacacaaaagTATCTAAAATTATTATTTGTTTACTAATAATGCCATAAGCATTTATTTTTATCTAGCCTAATTTGTATTTGTTAGGCCCATCATCCATTGTCATGTGTGACTTCTCAGGGTTTCTTTTCGACGTGACGACGTCCACACACAATCTTCCTTATTTCGCTGAGTATGTCAATTGTACATACGAAGTTTGTTTGCTTTGATTTATATAAGATCGCACGGATATGGCGTGGAGGCCGCGTATCGTCATCGATACTATGGTATGGCCAGCTACCACCCTATAGTTATTTTACACGTTTCCACCGAATTTaccatttttaaaaataagtCGATTCTCCTCATCCCTCACTATGGTATGGCCAGCTACCACCTAATAGTATCGCGTTGCACAGGATTGATCTATAGGTGTGGCTATATcgaattttgattttttaaggaaaaaaagacTTAAATCTTAATTGGCTTATTAGATTTGTTGGATTAATATCTGTACATCCTTCTATTCTTCTTTCTCTGTCCTTGTTCCGAATTTTAAAATTCAAATCATATCCAATGGTCAAAAAATCGACATATCTCTAATTAAAACCAGTCGACTTGATATATCCATACCGTTGATCTATTCTCCTCTTCATCACTGattcggccgccgccgctcgttgACCGTCTGcggcactactacaaaacggtctatatgcaacagaacatcagtaacgggtccagCGCGACCGTTACcgatgaacaacatcagtgtcggtcgcggccgcaaccgttactgatgaacagagcgggctctgcccgtccccgcccagccacacatcagtggcggtcgcgcgaggcgaccACCACTCATGAATAATCATAGCTCGCgagttacatcagtggcgCTCAGCTAAgaagcgaccgccactgatgaacaagtcatcagtaacggtcgcgctaGCGCGACCGTTATTGATGTGCCAACTATTGTTAGTAAGTAACGGTCGCGCAAACGctgaccgacactgataatCGTCGCGATTTAAATACGGtgagcagagccgcagctagTCGCGCCACacgtcgtaacggaccagctacGGCCCATTCACttccgacgacggcgaggtgctgctcgacggcgccatggccgccggcgagccccctaggtagcccctcctccctcccccttcctcctcccccccccccccccggcaccggcggcgccgcctccatggctgGCGGGCGGCCATGACCGCCGAGCTCCGATTCTCgaccccgaagcttccctctccctcccgacttatttctccctcccgatctctctcgccggcctccaatttctctccgaatgaaacgaccgcccccgtatacgggttcgatctctgtgctttagtgctagtccctggatcgactcactagcacacacagtttcaagatgtaatatcatagaacaaaggtctcaatattacaacgaatcatccagaatttaaaaaggtacttacaactcgtaTAACCTCACTGGTTAGctggaaagaaaacaactgtttagcagcggaaagcgaaagttacaagggcacatcaacaccacagtgagagcgtgttggaatgtaggcccgtaacccaacaAACAGAACGCACAttttactcgtcgtcggagcttcctgcatcattaaaaaATGCAGCCGCTAGGGTCAAttcattgaatgtattggcaataTTCACTAGAAATTAtaacagaacctaccaagtatatgcataatgtggcaaagtgaagttcaggctgtttgcctggaagcagaacataaattaccctactacaaagggaTGTTATagtaatgttaactaatggacacggggtagacacacccatgctcctattaacctagagtacattgaagtggattcttcaagtgctcctaccctgttcaaaccattcattttacttaagaaattggaatgagtgagactttccttacagctccacatctagttgctcaaaatgcccgttgccggggacacggctaagtacttagttttgacgctctcgggagtttgtacacattccccacaagaaaccgacgtgttaatcccttgctgtcctcagggtagagtagcaacggcatcgattacgagattttcagaggtaattccctaaaccacgagagaatcacgctccccctacacggctacctcagtacaattcttcgggtttaggttcatacaacttactcttgtctcgccagagcccatatagcattgtggttgtactagaagcttctaaataggaaactagtccagtctcagttaccccaggtggcattccacatttgcaacgtaggcgctccccgaatccacgggagagtcgtccatggacgatccattcctgaatccacaggaactcgactcagagggacccatagaaatggacctgacgccgctaatcctcaaaatcctcaaagcagcccacctaggatggttcattgaattagttgttttgccttacatctaacaaaaacatttcatatagccaaaggcataacaatatcataatgtagttatctCCCCCACGATAataccatagcttagcattcaactacaatcgatggcaatttggtatcaaggtaatggcgagggtaaactatactacctgggatttatagttAGCATagagtacgagtaatagtcctatcaatgcatctctaccaacaacactaatgcataagtattttaaaacaacaataataatgggatatgatcaaagtgaacttgccttgtccaaggttgtgatagttctcgcactcttcgcaacaacaagaaatacagtccacacaatctaaaataaaagaaacacacacaataaacacaacattcaatacaaaaaccataccatgatgcatatgccaagatgatgcacacaaaggttacttctaacgtacaaagtttcgtttctgttttgaaaaggctctcaaaagatttggacagattatacaacatcaaagtggtaattaatatgcatgatacatgaatagggtttaaaagaaaagattgtgcggcttttggaacatagagcaatatttaacttgtatgccatgattatacacaagataatttattttctggtcctaatggacagagaacaagtttaaataattttacagcaagataacatgctcaaaactattttgaaacaattcatttggaatttaaaccatattcaaccattctgtaaatagctactgtctaagttgttcaaaactgaatttaaacagtgccaaaatattctacaagttgtgacgattccagaaaggtgtggatcgtaaattttggacaaacggtttaaaagatatggggttttgaagttgtaggggcttttctgcaaaattgcattatccaatccggccgaattaaaataaaaagaaaaaccctgccacgtggcatggcgggactggccggtttctagggttccggccggtggcggcgcgggcgagcagcgcgggcggcgcggcgcgcgggcggagcggggcggcgcgggcacgggcggcacgcggagggcggccggcggcggcggcgcacgggcgtGGGGCGGAGCACGGGCACGGACGGcaggcggcgcacgggcgacgcggaggcggcgcggggctgCGACCGGAGGTGGCgcgacgagcgggcggcggccggcgctgaggaagttggccggcgcgggcggccggaggcggcggcggcggccaaacgcaaaggcgagcgcgtcacggcgttcgggacggggagaggagagaggctaggggagtggcgcgggcggaagctcaccggaacgATGgcaaaacgcgaagaacggcgacgtccgtgaagaactttggcgagaaattaaatcctaaccGATGCGAAATTGGGCAAGCAGTTTGGGGGAAttggtagaggagttcgggggcttcgatatgatgcacggggtttcggatttggtggttcgtgcgcgaagaaatcAGAACGGattcgtgggcagttcgcggggcgTGCTCTGCGTGGACTCCGGATGAGgcagttggagaagatgacgcgcggggtCCACCGGTCAGGGAGAGCGggccggccggttcgggctgggccggtccggttcggtccggtccggtccggtttgaccggttttcttcggttttccttttcttttatctattttctgatttcgaacctcaaaattgattcggagctccaaatcactccaaataaaaagcaacaaaatttgtaaaatcatattttcatatgatctaacttttggaacaagaatttcctcaaaataaaatattttaaaaatacatttgcctataaaatggcttttagggcccttaggttatccaaacaaattatttttcaaaatactttcaaaagccaatgatgggatagctttatatttGCATTAGATCCCTTTTtatcacaataccctcatgggctaaaatgcaaatactcaaaagcaagatcaacgaccaaaatcaaataaaggcgttTCTgtaaaagggttttctgggcaaaatCTTGGGTTTTCAAGGTgttcaaatgcaagggtgacatgatgcttatgatatgcaatgcatatgaagggttttgaaaattgggatgttacactgaagttccccaatttcaaatttttgagctccgcggccgccggccaaaatgcggcctcctcgtcgtcgcctggagcttccctctcgcttgcgagctctctctccctcccgatctttctcgccgacctccaatttctctccgaatgtctctgaTTTTAAATTATTAGTTTGCttcggttaattaacaccttaatccccttgtcaatgattaggctaactattttgttttgtttgttttcttgtgtattgtgttgtagatcgaaggaccgttcttagatgtacgccaaggaaagaatcaatgctcgatggataaccgaatgcacggtcttttttggagtcgcgaaaggtgatatggaacgaaaaggacttttgatgatgcgttgtccatgtcgcaaatgtggaaacacatgcatgatgaagcctgaagatgttcagatgcacgtgctggcatcgggttttgtggaaggttattctcgctggacttgtcacggggaggatgcggttgatgtcggtagcggtagcgaaaaTGATAATGTCCTGCGGTAtaatctggcgaatgattccgaggaagaaacaagggtcgatgaggaggctaatgtggaaggtgaacgagctccacgtggcaggattgccgaaatgctagatgacccgtacctacgggaccagctgggggaccccgaagatgaggcagagtctgctcagttcaaaaaattgttggaggacgcaaacacacccttgtatgatggagctggcaaagaaaacaacgtgttcgaagtgacgctcgaacttttgaggctgaaggcagcatcatgctggtcagacaagggcttcacgaacttgttgagttaccttgcttcggtttttccacagccaaacaagttgcacaagagcacatacgaggcgaagaagattaaaTGCCCGCtcggattagattgcgtgaaacatcattcatgtctaaacgactgcatggtatacattggagagtatgagaaccatgagagctgccacatatgcggtgcatcgagatacaagaagaaaaacgccagagccggcgaagacgatggggaagaagtgatgaaggtcggccggcaaagactatttggtatcttacggcaggtggccaaGTTGAACGTTGGATGCAAaacgttaaggacgcgaggtatatcgtccatcacgatccgacgcaggctgcattcgatcctgacgggcactaccgtgtggaggaacctggggtcctaagacactctgccgatgggactcggtggaggaacttcgacacggcatttccggatttcggggcagagcccagaaacctgaggctcggtctcagcactgacgggataaatcctttcggaaacatgagcaacaagcacagcacatggccagtgatcttgtttgtctacaaccttcctccatggttaatcatgaagagaaagtacatccacatgtgcatgctcatacagggttcaaagcagccgggagctgacctaaatgtgtatctgcagctagtgaaggatgagctgaagcagctttggaaccctggcagagtggtttgggacgcaaacaggagtgAGTACtacacgatgagagcagcgcttctgacatgcgtgcatgactaccccgcaaatagaaatacttcatgccaggtgacacatggctacaaggcctgtacaaagtgcggggaaaagacgacatcggagaagttgcccgcttcatccaaaattgtttacatgggccaccgaaagtggttggatgctaaacgcccttggagggatgacaaggaaaggttcaatgggaagacggagcacgtgatagcgccgaaggagaagtctggtatgtaAATCCTTGAAATTGTGAATGATCTTGAGtttgtccccggaaagattgctgcgaagaaatataaggaacctgaaggcgtcgtgtggaaaaggagatccgtattctgggacctggagtactgggcacatttagaatgctgccacagcatagatgtcatgcatgtggagaaaaatgtatgcgacaacgtgctggggttgctgatgaacattccagagaagatgaaagatggacccaatgcacggaaggacctggaactcatgtctatcaggaaagagttgtggggcaaagatcaagtgtcggcagccgacaagaatggtttcatgacggtgaccacgcggtgtcgtctttCATGTTACAActtgtacaaagacgagttgcataggatgtgccagtgcctgcagggcattaaagtcccatcgaactactcgtcgagcatcaagcatctagttgacatgaagagtcacaagctatctggcattaagtctcacgacaaccatgtcatactcactcaatTACTTCCAatcgcaatcagaggtatcatgaagccgcacgtaagggagacaaacATGAAGCTTTcagacttctttgacagcatctcgcagaagtcaatcaccgttagacgatgccagatactgaagaatagtatgatacagattctgtgcgaactcaagatgttcttccctccatcattctttgatatcatggtccatctaatgatccacatatgcgatgaaatcttgtccctagggccctcgttacAGCATAagatgtatggccctgaacgatacaacggggttctgaagcgttacgttcgtaacagatcgcgtccggaaggtagcatcgtggaaggcttttgggcagaagagtgcatcgagttctgcacggattggttggccgatcagaaatcaataggtgttcccgaatcacggcacaagggcaagctcgatggcgaaggtggccttggacttacataccttaatgtctatggaagaggaagggaagctgactttgaaagagcatatttggttgtgttgcaaactgtcggttgctgccggccttatcaggaaatgcacatggaacaactgctaaatgaaaaccctaaaagagaagtctggatccattgggagcacaataaaacattcgcagcgtggctgaagaattattggtacggcagggagacgaccaatgtatcagaagagacggttgcatgtttatcacgggaacctgcttaccacgtctctacttggcaatcatatgcgatcaacggttATAAtttctacactgcgtctcaggaccgtaaaagcacgtatcaaaatagtggtgtagtcatgaattctgagaccgcgaccgacgacaacagcaaaaccaaagcgttcttcggcgttatcgaggagatctgggaattggagtactcaatCACAAAGATCctaatgttccgtgtaagatggaccaaaggtgacaaagaagaaagtcacaggttcacgacgatggtgctacctcttgagatccctcgtgaacaagttgatatgagaaaaatcccggcaagagaggaaccatgggtctttgctaaacaatgcaagcaggttttctacatagacgacccggcaaataaaggccgcgtcgtagtaagaagaggggaaaaaagcattgttggagtggacggagttacttcacaagaagactacgaaggtttccatgatccgacgaccgccccAACAAGTACTAGAGAAATACAACTGCCCCAACAAGCATTgtagcacatcagtaacggtaaGCTACtatgcgaccgttactgatgtatagtAGCACATCAGTAATGGGCGGGTGGCTcagcaaccgttactgatgtacgcttacatcagtaacggttgctgATGTACGcttacatcagtaacggttgctgAGCCACCCggacatcagtaacggttgctgAGCcacccgcccgttactgatgtgtagGTGCTCATCAGTAAAGGTCGCGTGGTtacgcgaccgccactgatgtgcttcGGCGTATGAAAGGAgcggccgaaaccctagcccgttATTCCTGTCGCCAGCGCATCGCTTTCACAGCCGACCAGCAGTGGGCTATCTCCTCCCGCGGGCGAAGCCTTGCCGGAttcgctgccgctgctgtccttctcctccgtgccgtcgacctcctccggTGCCCCGAGCCCGACACTGCCGAGCCGTGATGcccccgagcccgccgccgccaagctcAACGGCCccgcgtcgtcttcctcctctgccccgagcccgcgcctcgtcctcctcgccccgagcgccgccaccgcgcccggagcccgccgccgccgagcccgaCGCCCCCGCCTCGACCACCTGCCGCCGAGCCCGAcgccaccgcgccgccgtctccctcctcaccGAGCCCGAGCCGTCTCCGTCCTCCCCACAGGTGcgcgcctcctctgcctccctccctctcctctgatttagcttgatttagggttagggttagggttaggatttgttcctgttaatttagggttaggatttgttgctgttaatttagggttagggttaggatttgtgAATTTGATAATTGAGTTAGATGGGCATGTTAATTTAGGATTAGCATTGTAGTTTGTAGTTTGTAGGATTAGTAGTTGTTCCCCGAGCCACATAAGCATGTTAATTTGATAATTAAAGAGCACGATTTATACAAGTGTTAGCTTGCTAATTTCTGCCCCTGTTTTACAAACATTAGGGTTCACTGAAATTAAAGAGCATGATTTATACAAGTGTTAGCTTGTTGTGGATGTTAGTGATGGAGAATTGAAACCATCTTTTATCTATCTTTCCTTGCTAACAACTAGATTTACTAGCAAAACTACACTACTCTACATACGCCAGAAATACGTGTCTGGAATCACACTAAACCGGCGTCTATAGAGGCTCTGAAGATGGGTGAGACACATCCTCTTATTCACTTCTTATTTTGCCCTTAGCTTCCGCTTTTCCAACTCCAATCTTCGGCCTTTGACTTTCCCGAAAAGGCATTCATTCATTGTTCGTTCTGAGGTGGATTCGAACCATGTTTGGATTTCTTGTCCAAACGGACCAGCGAAAGAGGATTTTCAGTCCCGCGCTGTCAGAACCTCCAGGGATTTCTCCACTGAACACCCACACAATCTGGATTTGATGAAATAGCTAcgtttttttcttatttgatTCGGATACTGTCCAtctttctctt carries:
- the LOC100842066 gene encoding fasciclin-like arabinogalactan protein 2, coding for MDARRRLCLVAAVLLAAAAAAEGYNITKILGEHPEYSQFNKLLTQTRLAADINKRRTITVLVVANGDMGALAAGRTLQTIRHILQMHVLVDYYGAKKLHQLAHGVTASSSMFQESGAAPGMSGYVNITQHRGGHVTFTAEDASDSASPVSFVKSVKEIPYDLSVLQISKVLSSPEAEAPVAAPAPVNITELLSKKYCKSFAGLLAADADAFSTVNATKDNGLTLFCPVDAAVASFMPKYKNLTAKAKTAILLYHAVPDYYSLQLLTSNSGKVSTLATSSVAKKDYSFDVSKDGETAALDTKVITASVTATVKDDDPLAVYAVSKFLQPKELFKVAKDLAPAPAPEGPKKKSSKKKPSAASSPSDDDDDSAADSPDDDSGSDVDAADKAGAAPPMLARWVTAAAATVAALALAT